Genomic segment of bacterium:
AAATAAGAATCCTTTCCCCTTTTCCCGGCATCTAATATACGTTAATTGATTTATAAAAAGATAAAAGGAGCACGAACATGGAACTGCAGGAACTGAAAGACAAACTGACCTCGGAAAAACAGTCCTTTGAATTCAACGAAGAGGACGGAGGGGTCTACATCCGCAACAAGCGCTATGACACCAAGATCCACGCCAGCTACGAGGCCATCGAGAAGCATGACTGGAGCACCATCAAGGCCCAGACCGTGGCCGGGCGCGACGTCAACCACATCACCCGGGTCACCGGATACTTCACCATCGTGGAAGGCTGGAACAAGGGCAAGATAGGGGAACTGCGGGACAGGTACAAGTCGCAGGTTAAGTAGGTCTTTTCCCCCGGTGGTCATTCCCTCGAAAGAGGGAAACCAGGTAGTGAATGGCCATTTGGACCTTTGGAGATAATCAGGAACCCCTTAAAAATACTGGATTCCCGTTTTCACGGGAATGACAGGCAAACTGCAAACAGGATACAGGGCATTATGGAAATAAAAGTATTCGGGCGGCCCAGCTGCCAGGTCTGCAAGCAGGCCATTGAAAAGATAGGCTATTTTCTGGACAAGTGGAAATACACCGAACAGGTGCCGGTCAACTATTTTGACATGGACACCATGGACGGCCTGGCCGAGGGGGCCTTTTACGAGGTCTCCGACATTCCCACCGTGGTGCTGGAGGAAAAAAAGGACGAGCTGGACCGCTGGGTCAAGCGGCCGCCGCTTTCCAAGGAACTGAAACCGCACCTGGACAAGGCCTTCAAGGGCGAGGCCGGCCCGGACGAGGAGGACTGAGATTTCCAGGGTACTTTTATCCACAGATTTCACAGATTTTCGCAGATTCTTCCGGACGCTTTTAAACTCTATGAAAAATAATCTGTGTTAATCTGCGGCCATCTGCGGATAAATAAAGCCCAGGACATTCATGTATGCGACATAAAGCACAATGGAAATAAAAGGTTTCATAGAGACATCGCTAATTGACTGGGACGGCAAGTTGGTCTCAGTCTTTTTTTTGCCCGGCTGCAATTTCCGCTGTCCCTTCTGCCACAACCACCAGCTGTGGAAGGAGCCGCAGAAGGTGGAGACCGTTCCCTGGCAGAAGGTCAGCGATTTTCTTAAAGGCAAGAAGGGCTGGATAGACGGGGTGGTGATCACCGGCGGCGAGCCCACAGTGCATGATGACCTGCCCCAGTTCATCCGAATCATCCGGGAGATGGGCCTGCTGGTAAAGCTGGACACCAACGGCGCCAATCCCGAGATGTTGCAGATGCTGCTGGACAAAAAGCTGGTGGACTACGTGGCCATGGACCTGAAGGCCACCCTGGATCCCATCTACAGCCAGGCGGCCGGGACCAAGGTGAACCTGGACGACATCAAACGCTCGATAGAGATACTGATGACCGGGAAGACGGACTACGAGTTCCGGACCACTTTGGTGCCGGTGTTCCACAGCCTGGAGAACGTCAGGCAGATGGGCAAAAGCATCAAGGGGGCCAAAAAGTGGGTGCTGCAGCAGTTCGTGCCCCAGAACTCGGAAACGGCCATGCTCAAGAACGTCTGGCCCTACGCCGAGGAGTACCTGGTGAAGATGCAGCAGGAGGGAAGCAAGTGGGTGGAGAACTGCATCCTGCGGGGAATAAGCGAGATCGCAGCCGACCAGGTATAATCTAACGCTGATAACATGGGTTATATTATTAGGAAGCCATGAATCCATGAAATGTATTTGATTATGGGATCCAGGAAATGAATCCTGCCTTCCTGGGTTCCTTATAAATTGAATTTAATAATGCAAAAACCGCCCCATGGCTGGGGCGGCTTTTTTTGTTACCGGGCTGCAGATCTATTCCTTATTGAAGATGATGGCGCTGGTGCTGAACTCCGGGTCCATCTGGTGCGATTCGCTCAACTCCACTTTTATCCTGACCGGCTTCAGCACGGAAAATATCTTCTCCTGCTGGGCCAGCTTGGGCCAGACCGGATAGCCGGGGCTGAGCCTGAGGCTGTTCTCCCAGCCGGCCAGCTTGTTGATCCGGGCGTTGTTCCACTTGGCCAGGGCCTCGGTCAGCTCGGCGGCCAGGCCGTGCAGTAAAAACTCCTTCTGCACTTTTCCCTCCTGGTTAAGTTTGCGGCAGCGCTTGCTTACCTTTCTGCCCAGGGTCACCAGCTGCAGGGCCACCGTCAGTTCTGTCTGAGACCCGGAGGGGATGCTGCCTCGGATCTTATCCGAAAAGGTAAGGGTCAGCCATTCCTTCTGGGACTTGGGTTTCAAGACCACCAGCTGGTAACCCTTCCACCTGGCCCGGTAGAACCCGTAAACGGCCTTGGGCTTAAAGACATCCTTCTTGATGGCCATCTCCCACATCTCGTTGAAGGCGGTCTCGGCCGCGGCGGCCTGCTGCCCGGCCTTGGCCTGGTCGGCCTTGGCGGAGACCATCTGCCAGCGGGACTGGTACAGCGACCGGCGGTTCAAATGCTCCAGCAGGAGGTAGAGGGGGATCTTTTTCTCCACTTGGCTTCCCTCAAAGGGAAGTTTTTGTTTGGCGGGCGGGGTGCGGGCCTTTAAACCCTCCGGTTTCGTTTCCGGTTTAACCTTGGCCGGTGCCAAGCGGACCTTCTTATCTTCGGAGACTTCGGACCCTCGGTCCGTGATAACGGATATCTTGGACACAGGTTTTTCAGGGGCGGTCAGCTGCTGCATCACTTTCAGTCCGTCCATGGCGTCCTTGGCGAAATGGACCCCTGGATAAAGCGGAAGCATGGTCTTCTCATGGTAGTCCTGGCTCAGCGCCGCGCCGCCGCAGATCACCGGCAGGCTCAAGCCCTGGGCCTTGAACACCTCCAGGTATTCGGTCATGGCCTTCACCGATTCCACCAGCAGGCCGGAGAGGCCCACC
This window contains:
- a CDS encoding anaerobic ribonucleoside-triphosphate reductase activating protein is translated as MEIKGFIETSLIDWDGKLVSVFFLPGCNFRCPFCHNHQLWKEPQKVETVPWQKVSDFLKGKKGWIDGVVITGGEPTVHDDLPQFIRIIREMGLLVKLDTNGANPEMLQMLLDKKLVDYVAMDLKATLDPIYSQAAGTKVNLDDIKRSIEILMTGKTDYEFRTTLVPVFHSLENVRQMGKSIKGAKKWVLQQFVPQNSETAMLKNVWPYAEEYLVKMQQEGSKWVENCILRGISEIAADQV
- a CDS encoding cobalamin-dependent protein (Presence of a B(12) (cobalamin)-binding domain implies dependence on cobalamin itself, in one of its several forms, or in some unusual lineages, dependence on a cobalamin-like analog.) gives rise to the protein PPQLVKLCDDLILNRQTGSKPPLEALLAFFSHHKIGEESVAHQNFVAPAQRLEQHVLSGDSQGLEQTLKALLKEETPLFIIREDLLPAMDKVGKLFGQGKLQLPFVLRSAEVMRSASDILKPMLGKKKAEARGSIVLATVRGDIHDIGKNLVAMILEANGFKVINLGVKQSAEQIITAVREHKPDAVGLSGLLVESVKAMTEYLEVFKAQGLSLPVICGGAALSQDYHEKTMLPLYPGVHFAKDAMDGLKVMQQLTAPEKPVSKISVITDRGSEVSEDKKVRLAPAKVKPETKPEGLKARTPPAKQKLPFEGSQVEKKIPLYLLLEHLNRRSLYQSRWQMVSAKADQAKAGQQAAAAETAFNEMWEMAIKKDVFKPKAVYGFYRARWKGYQLVVLKPKSQKEWLTLTFSDKIRGSIPSGSQTELTVALQLVTLGRKVSKRCRKLNQEGKVQKEFLLHGLAAELTEALAKWNNARINKLAGWENSLRLSPGYPVWPKLAQQEKIFSVLKPVRIKVELSESHQMDPEFSTSAIIFNKE
- the nrdD gene encoding anaerobic ribonucleoside-triphosphate reductase, with translation MELQELKDKLTSEKQSFEFNEEDGGVYIRNKRYDTKIHASYEAIEKHDWSTIKAQTVAGRDVNHITRVTGYFTIVEGWNKGKIGELRDRYKSQVK